The Microvirga thermotolerans sequence TCCGTCTCGGGCGTGGTCCATGTCCAGAACAACCTGCGCGTCCGGCAGGGGGTGGAGTCCGGCGGCATGGGCGGCCTGTCCTCCGGAACGGGAACCGTCGGCGGGACGGCCGGTCCCGGCCAGGAGGCGGGCCGGCGGCGGACCCCGAGCACGTCAGGGACCTGAGCGCAGTCTCGCGCCGCCCGGGAGCGCCGGAAGACCGTGGCCGGGGCCGGGCCTGCGCCCGGTCCGCCCCGCTCCCGGCGCACTTCCCGCTTGCCTTTCGCCTCGGGGCCTGCGACCCCATATGTCCAGGGGAGGCTCGGACCACATGGCAGGAATTTCCGTCACCCTCGACGGCAACAACATTCAGCTCGCCTTTCAGAAGGGCGAGCAATCGACGGCCGTCGTCATGGACCCCCATGCCGCGCGCTCGCTCGTGAAGGCGCTCGGGCAGCTCCTCGCCGCCATCGGCGAGGGGCCGGACTCCGTGGACGAGGCCGGCGAGGAGATCCTCGACGTGACCTCGCCCTCGATCGACATCGGCATGGACGAGAACGGTCAGGCCGTCCTGGCGCTGCAGGCGGGGGCCTTTCCCCCCTTCATGCTGCGGCTGAAGGACGGCGAGGCCCGGCACATCGCCAACAGCCTTCTCGAGATCCTCAACAGCCCGCGCGACGTGCGCGTGTCCCTGGGCGGTCACTAGCGCTCTCCGGACGTCCTCCGGCACGGCCAAGGAACTTCGTCATCGCCATTCGGTTGTCGAACGCGGGCGGAATGCGCCCCTTGCGGACGAGGCCGATGACGGTTCACAACCCGGATTTCACCCCCACCGCCCATGCCGGCGTCCCCATACACGACGCCAAGGCGGAGCCGACGCTGAAATATCCCGAGGCGGAAGCCTTCTATGCGGAAGCGCTGCGGGAGCTGAACCAGCTCGGCCTCCCCTTCCTTCTCGCCGGCACCTATGCCCTGTCGGCCTATACGGGCATCACCCGCCCGACGAAGGATCTCGACATCTTCTGCAAGGCCGGCGACTACACGCGCGTCCTGTCCCACTTCAAGAACCTGGGCTACGCGGTGGAGATCGAGGACGACCGCTGGCTCGGCAAGGTCTTCAAGGGCCGCTCCTTCTTCGACGTCATCTTCGCCTCGTCCAACGGCACCATGCCGATCAGCGACCAGTGGTTCGAGCACGCGCGGCAGATCGAGGTGTTCGGCTCGCCCGTGCGCATCGTCGGCCCGACCGAGCTCGTCTGGTCCAAGTGCTTCATCCAGCTCCGGCACCGTTACGACGGGGCGGACGTGGCGCACACCATCCTCAAGGCGCACGACCTGATCGACTGGCACCGCCTGCTCGCCTACATGGAGGTGCACTGGGAGGTCCTGCTCATGCACCTCCTGAACTTTCGCTGGATCTACCCGACCGAGCGGGACAACGTTCCGCGCTGGGTCATGGACGAGCTGCTCGACCGGCTGTCCAAGCAGCTCGACCTGCCGCCGCCGCAGATGAAGGTGTGCCGCGGGCGCATGTTCTCCCGGGTGGACTACGAAATCGACGTGAAGGAATGGGGCTTCGCCGATGTCGGCGGCGAAGGCGAATGGCGGAATGACTGACGAAACGACTCCCCTGAAGGTCGCCGCGATGGGCGACCTCCACGTGCGCGAAGACAACGCCTCGTCCTACCGGGACCTGTTCGCCGAGATCGCCAAGGAAGCCGACGTGCTCGTGCTCACGGGCGACCTGACGGACCTGGGCAAGCCGCGCGAGGCCGAGATCCTGGCGCAGGACGTGAAGGCCTGCGCGATCCCGATCGTCGGCGTCCTGGGCAATCACGACTACGAGTGCGGCGCGCCCGACGAGGTGGCGCGCATCCTGCGCGATGCGGGTATGCGCGTCCTCGACGGCCAGTCTTGCGAGATCGGCGGCGTCGGCTTCGTCGGCGTGAAGGGCTTTGCGGGCGGCTTCGGCCGCCGCATGCTCGGCTCCTTCGGCGAGCCCGCCATCAAGCAGTTCGTGAGCGAGGCGATGAACGAGACGCTCAAGCTGGAGAACGCCATGCGCCAGGTGCGCGCCTCGCGCTCCGTCGTGATCCTGCACTATGCGCCGATCGTCGAGACCATCGAGAGCGAGCCCCTGGAGATCTATCCCTTCCTCGGCTCCTCGCGCCTCGCCGAGACCATCGACCGCTTCAAGGTCTCCGCCATCGTGCACGGGCACGCCCATCGCGGCCGCTTCGAGGGTCGCACGCCGGGCGGACAGCCGGTCTACAACGTGGCGAGGCACATCGAGAAGCCGACCGGCAAGCCCTACGCGATCCTGGAGATCTGAGCCGGTCCTGCGCGGAGCGGCTTCATCGGTCCCGTTCGAGCGTCGCCCCGGCATACTGCGCGTTGAGGAGGTCGGCCATCATGGCGACGGCCTGCTGCTCGCTCAGGCCCGCCCCGACGCACCGGCCCGACACATAGACGGCCATGGCGGGGCGACCGTCGACGTCCTGCCTTCGAATCGCAATTTCCATCGTCACCTCCCTCGCCTCAGAAGCGCGTGCCCGGATCGGTGGGATTGCCGGGCAGGTAGTCCGGCTCAGAGCCGGGGCCGGTCGGGTCCGAGATGCCCGGATCGTTGACCGGATACGGCGTGCGCGGCCCCGTCGGGCCGGTATCGGGCCGCTCGTCGGGCGGCGGAGGCGGAACCTCGTCCGGGATCCGGCCGCCCGGCGTCGGCTCGCGGGTCGGAGTGCCTGGATTGACCATTCTCTCATCCTTCGCGGTTTCGGGGCTCAGGGGGTCAACCGAAGCGCGCGGAGGCGGTTCCGCGGGATCGCGCGGCGTTCGACCGCCGCGCACATGAAAAAGGCGGCCGATGCAATGCCGGCCGCCTTGTCTTTTCTCAGAAGGGCAATCGCCTTCAGGCCTGCTGGATCGCGGAGAGCTTCCACGGGCCGCCCTGGTCGCGGCGGAAGGTCCAGATCTCCGTCGCCTCCACCGGCCGCGCGGGATCGCCCTCGATCACGCGGCCCGTCGCCTTCTCGGCGGTCACGTCGACCAGCGAGTAGCGCATCGCGACGGTGGCGTAATCCGTGGCGCCCTCGCGCCAGGCTTCCGCGAGATCGCCCTGGAGCAGCCGCACGTTGGAGACCGTGTTGACCACGCCGCGGGCGGCATTGTCGTTCAGTTCCTCCTGCATGTAGCCCGCCATCTCGGGCGTCGCGATGGCCCAGAGCCTCGCCACGTCGCCGCGGGAATAGGCCTCCTGCACGTCGATCAGCGAACGCTCGAAGGCGGCATAGTCCCGGTCGCCGATGCCGACCTCGTCACGCACGCCGGGACGCGCCGCGCCCGCCGGAGCGCCGCCGAGGCCCGCTCCAAGGCCGCCCAGGGCGCCAAGTCCGCGCGAACCCGCCGGGGGGACGGAGGAGCCGCCATGGACCGTGCGGTCGTAGCCCTGCGGCCCCGCATAGGCCGGCTGCCGGCGGCGGAACCACTTCATGGCCAGCGAGACCAGGAACACCACGAGGCCGATCTGGAGCAGGAGCCCCAGGAAGGAGGCGAGGCCCGAGAGGCCGCCGAAGAACCCGTGGCCCATCAGCAGGCCGAACAGCCCGGCGCCCAGAAGACCTGCCATGAGGCCGGTGCCGAAGCCGAAGCGGCGCGGCTGCGCGGTCGTGGGAGCAGGCATGCCCGGACGGTTGAGGGCCGGCCCCTGGTTCGGGACCTGCGAGCGCTGGATCGGAGCGGCGGTGCCCGGCGCCGTGTTGGTGCTCGGGGGCGCGTCCCAGGTGCGGGCGCCGCGGGAGCCGAAACTGTTGCGTCCCCCGCCGACGCGAGCTTCCGCCGCGCTCCCGGCGAAAACGAGGGCGGCCGCGAGCGCCACCATGATGCGGCTGCGGCGAGAGGCGATCTTCATCATCGTCGTGCGTCATCCTTCGAGGGGGCGAGATGCCCCATGCCCCTCATATGGGGAACCCTGCCCGGCCTTGGAAGAGCCCGTCAAGGTGCCGGGCGCTGGCGCACCCTCCGCAGAGCCGCCGCAAGCCGTCCCCGGCCGCCTCCCGCCCGCAGGAGCCGACCCAGGGCACGGCCCGCCTGCGCCAGCGCCGCCCGGACGGCGCGGACCACCCTCTTCGCCTGCCGCCAGGCCCAGGTCCCTTCGAGCCAGGCATGGACCAGGTCGCGGACGGCGATCGTCTTCGCGAAGCACCAGGCGAACCAGCCGATGGTGAGAAGCTTGTCGCGCCCGATGGCGAAGAGCCGCTCCGCGAGGCCGAGCCCCACCACCTTGGCCACGAAGAAGGTCAGGAGGCCGGAGGCGAAGTGGCCCTGTCCGAACAGGTAG is a genomic window containing:
- a CDS encoding nucleotidyltransferase family protein, which gives rise to MTVHNPDFTPTAHAGVPIHDAKAEPTLKYPEAEAFYAEALRELNQLGLPFLLAGTYALSAYTGITRPTKDLDIFCKAGDYTRVLSHFKNLGYAVEIEDDRWLGKVFKGRSFFDVIFASSNGTMPISDQWFEHARQIEVFGSPVRIVGPTELVWSKCFIQLRHRYDGADVAHTILKAHDLIDWHRLLAYMEVHWEVLLMHLLNFRWIYPTERDNVPRWVMDELLDRLSKQLDLPPPQMKVCRGRMFSRVDYEIDVKEWGFADVGGEGEWRND
- a CDS encoding metallophosphoesterase family protein gives rise to the protein MTDETTPLKVAAMGDLHVREDNASSYRDLFAEIAKEADVLVLTGDLTDLGKPREAEILAQDVKACAIPIVGVLGNHDYECGAPDEVARILRDAGMRVLDGQSCEIGGVGFVGVKGFAGGFGRRMLGSFGEPAIKQFVSEAMNETLKLENAMRQVRASRSVVILHYAPIVETIESEPLEIYPFLGSSRLAETIDRFKVSAIVHGHAHRGRFEGRTPGGQPVYNVARHIEKPTGKPYAILEI
- a CDS encoding Tim44 domain-containing protein, encoding MMKIASRRSRIMVALAAALVFAGSAAEARVGGGRNSFGSRGARTWDAPPSTNTAPGTAAPIQRSQVPNQGPALNRPGMPAPTTAQPRRFGFGTGLMAGLLGAGLFGLLMGHGFFGGLSGLASFLGLLLQIGLVVFLVSLAMKWFRRRQPAYAGPQGYDRTVHGGSSVPPAGSRGLGALGGLGAGLGGAPAGAARPGVRDEVGIGDRDYAAFERSLIDVQEAYSRGDVARLWAIATPEMAGYMQEELNDNAARGVVNTVSNVRLLQGDLAEAWREGATDYATVAMRYSLVDVTAEKATGRVIEGDPARPVEATEIWTFRRDQGGPWKLSAIQQA